TTGTAACTTGATGTTTGAACTTCGATGAGGTTTGGCAAACCGATTACTTCTTTGATACGTGAAAAGCTGCGTCTTGTACGGTGTTTACCGTATTTTACGTCATGTCCTGCCAAGTGTTTTCTCCTCTATTTTTTAGATTTGATTAAAAAAGTCTGTGTTTTTGGTGAAATTTAAATGAAAAAAACCGAAAAGTCTGTAGTTTGTCTTTTTAATAACTTTTCTGGTTTTATCGACTTAAAGACGCCAAAAAAGCAACGAAAACACGAATGTTTCGTTGCTTACAAAGCCTATGGGGACAAGAGATCCCACAGAATTTGCTGACAAACCATTATTTCTATTATACTATATTTCTAGTGGTTTGGCAAGGTGAATCCTAGGAATAAACGCTTGTTCAGGTTAAAGATCAATTTTTTCAATGATTGTTTTAAAAGTTTCTAGTTCCGGTCGAGAAAGTGACTGAATCAAAGAAGCAAAGCTGTTTTCTCTACGTTGACTCTCTAGTTCTTCTAACATAATATAAGAAGCTTGGTTCCCAATAAAAGTCGAAAGTGTATCAAGCAGCATGATTTGTTCATTGCTGAGTGGTTCAGCAGTCAACACAAAAAGGCTTCCTAAACGCAATCTATTTCCCTCTATCGGACCTATTGTAACCCAATGATCAGCAAAATTGCTTTTCAAAAGCTCAATTTTTTGCAGAAGCGAACTTTCTATTTTCACACTATCACTAATTTCAAAATTTTTGAGCGCTTCATCAGAAATTTCTTCGGAGATTTTTTGATAAGTGAAAAAATTTTTAAGGATTTTATTTTCTCGAAATTCGTCACTAGCGTAGCCATAACCTAGACAATTTCTTTTCGAATTAATGCCAAAAATATGACCATTTATGACTTTGGCCGCTCGTTCTAATATGACCTGATAGGGAAATGGCTCTGAAAAATCAACTGAAGTTTCTCTGAGTAGAACATTGAGTTGTTGTGTCTGCTTAAAAATCTTTTCCATACTTCTCTCCTTTATGATACTTTGTTTAGTCTACCAAGAAAACGCTAACAGTATTTTTTTGATTACTTTTATCCTATCATATCTTACTAAAGGTGTCAAACTTCCTACACCGGTCACTAAAATTAAGTTATTAACTTATATATTTCTGTTTAGTTATTTCTTTTTTCTTTTATATCGTAAAGTTATGTGTTATAATATAGGTGTTACAAATATTTTAATGGCGTTTTTTTAATACGCACTGAGGTGTATTTTGTTATTTTATGATCGTTTAAAAAGTTTAGTCGTTGATTCCCACAAATCTTTCAATCAAATCGAAAGAGAGTTGGGTTATCCCAGAAATGCACTTGCTAACTACCGTTTAGGCAAGGAACCTAGTGCGAAGCGTTTGGCAGAAATTGCTGATTACTTTGACGTTACTACCGAATATCTGCTCGGCAAAGGAGATGATTACAATTACAAAAAAGCGCAGCTTCTTTTTGAATATTTAAGTCAAGAAAAGAAACAAAACTTACTTAACTACATCGAAGCTCGTCTGGATGAAGTGACGCGTTTTGAACAAGAACGTGTTTCTTTGAACGTGGAGCAATTCGTTCACAAAGATGCTGATACTTGGGTTTTTCAACCCAGTGATAAAATCGTTCGTTTTCCTCGTCAGGAACTTCCTGATGACTACGATGTTATTTTCGAACTCGTCAATGAGGCTTTGCAACCTGCGATTCCAAGTATGAATGGCGATTTGGTCTTTATTAAATTTACCGAAAAACCTTTGAAAGAAGGCATTCTATCATTTTCTTTGGAAGCTAATCAGCTTGCTAAGTTAGTCACAAATGATGATAGAGTGCTTTACCTCAGTTATTTAGGCACAGACGATGCTGAAGCTTCTGAGGAATTGTCCGGAAAAGTTGTAAAAGTTTATCGTTCACAAGAAGTTCTTTCTTGATGACCTTTTGTTTCTCCGTATAAAAAAAATCTTCTACTTTTCAGTAGAAGATTTTTTTATATTAACTTTTCCTTTGGTAGAGACCGAAACTCCTTCTTGTTGAAGAAGGGCGATTTGTTCGCTTCTTCCTGGCTCTGGTAGGGCAATTGTTCCATCTGAACGGATAATCCGCCACCAAGGGAGCTTATAGTTGTGAGACATTGAATGTAAAATCCAAGAGACTTGGCGCGCAGCATTGGGCAAACCGGCTAGTTTGCCAACATCTCGATAGCTCATTACTTCTCCTTGAGGAACTGCTTGAATGACGGCTAATATCTTTTTGGTGTTTTCTGTAAGCTCAGCCATTACCAAATTTCCACTCGTTTTTCTGGTGCTTGATACATTTTATCTGTCGTTTTAATATCGAAGGCTTCATAAAATTCTTCGAGATTTGTTGGCGGAATATTTGCTCGTAATTTTGCTGGGGCATGAACATCCATAGACAAAAGCATTTGTTGGAACTCTGTGCTTGCTTTCATCCGCCAAATGGTTGCCCATTGGCTAAAGAAAGCTTTTAAATCAAGGTCTTTTTCTTGTTTAGCTGCGGTCAGTGCTGCTGTGATTCCGCCTTGGTCAGCGATATTTTCTGATACAATGAGTTTTCCATTAGCTGCGCCTGCTTCTGTTTCTATCCCTTCAAAGCGTGCAATCATTTCTTCTTGCTTTTTCTCAAAAGCTTCATAATCTTTGTCCAGCCACCACTTGTTGAGGTTGCCATATTTGTCAAATTGAGCGCCATTGTTATCGAAAGCGTGTGAAATTTCGTGAGCAATGACTGCGCCAATTCCACCATAATTTTGTGAGCTAGATTGTTCTAATGAATAGAAAGGGGCTTGCAAAATTGCTGCTGGGAAAACAATAGTGTTGCTAT
The DNA window shown above is from Lactococcus sp. S-13 and carries:
- a CDS encoding GAF domain-containing protein; translated protein: MEKIFKQTQQLNVLLRETSVDFSEPFPYQVILERAAKVINGHIFGINSKRNCLGYGYASDEFRENKILKNFFTYQKISEEISDEALKNFEISDSVKIESSLLQKIELLKSNFADHWVTIGPIEGNRLRLGSLFVLTAEPLSNEQIMLLDTLSTFIGNQASYIMLEELESQRRENSFASLIQSLSRPELETFKTIIEKIDL
- a CDS encoding MGMT family protein, with translation MAELTENTKKILAVIQAVPQGEVMSYRDVGKLAGLPNAARQVSWILHSMSHNYKLPWWRIIRSDGTIALPEPGRSEQIALLQQEGVSVSTKGKVNIKKSSTEK
- a CDS encoding helix-turn-helix domain-containing protein, with the translated sequence MLFYDRLKSLVVDSHKSFNQIERELGYPRNALANYRLGKEPSAKRLAEIADYFDVTTEYLLGKGDDYNYKKAQLLFEYLSQEKKQNLLNYIEARLDEVTRFEQERVSLNVEQFVHKDADTWVFQPSDKIVRFPRQELPDDYDVIFELVNEALQPAIPSMNGDLVFIKFTEKPLKEGILSFSLEANQLAKLVTNDDRVLYLSYLGTDDAEASEELSGKVVKVYRSQEVLS